In a single window of the Pseudomonas entomophila genome:
- a CDS encoding cupin domain-containing protein has translation MKHTRPQAIPTVQVDTNEVIVTEWRFAPGAETGRHLHGHDYVVVPMTDGTLLLETPDGEKRAVLVAGQSYFRKAGVEHNVINASDHEIVFIETELK, from the coding sequence ATGAAGCACACTCGCCCCCAGGCTATCCCCACCGTGCAGGTGGACACCAACGAAGTGATCGTCACCGAATGGCGCTTCGCTCCGGGCGCCGAGACCGGGCGTCATCTGCATGGCCATGACTATGTGGTGGTGCCGATGACCGATGGCACCTTGCTGCTGGAAACGCCGGACGGCGAAAAACGGGCAGTACTGGTGGCGGGCCAGAGTTACTTCCGCAAGGCGGGGGTCGAGCACAACGTGATCAATGCCAGTGACCACGAGATCGTGTTCATTGAGACCGAGTTGAAGTAG
- a CDS encoding ribose-phosphate pyrophosphokinase: MSKMMVFTGNANPDLARRVVRQLHIPLGDVSVGKFSDGEISAEINENVRGKDVFIIQPTCAPTNDNLMELVVMADAFRRSSASRITAVIPYFGYARQDRRPRSARVAISAKVVADMLTVVGIDRVLTVDLHADQIQGFFDIPVDNIYGSPVLVDDIEDQRFENLMIVSPDIGGVVRARAVAKSLGVDLGIIDKRREKANHSEVMHIIGDVEGRTCILVDDMVDTAGTLCHAAKALKEHGAAKVYAYCTHPVLSGRAIENIEKSVLDELVVTNTVPLSAAAQACDRIRQLDIAPVVAEAVRRISNEESISAMFR, translated from the coding sequence GTGTCCAAGATGATGGTCTTCACGGGGAATGCAAACCCCGATCTGGCTCGGCGTGTCGTACGTCAGCTGCATATTCCACTGGGTGACGTTTCTGTCGGTAAATTCTCCGACGGCGAAATCAGTGCTGAAATCAACGAAAATGTCCGCGGTAAAGACGTCTTCATCATTCAGCCCACCTGTGCCCCAACCAACGACAACCTGATGGAACTGGTCGTGATGGCAGATGCCTTCCGCCGCTCCTCAGCGTCGCGAATCACCGCCGTGATTCCCTACTTCGGATACGCCCGCCAGGACCGCCGTCCGCGTTCGGCACGTGTAGCCATCAGCGCCAAAGTCGTCGCTGACATGCTCACTGTCGTGGGTATCGACCGTGTACTCACCGTCGACCTGCACGCTGACCAGATCCAGGGTTTCTTCGATATCCCCGTCGACAACATCTACGGCTCGCCCGTACTGGTCGACGACATCGAAGACCAGCGTTTCGAGAACCTGATGATCGTTTCCCCGGACATCGGTGGCGTTGTGCGCGCACGCGCCGTCGCCAAGTCCCTGGGTGTCGACCTCGGGATCATCGACAAGCGCCGCGAGAAGGCTAACCACTCCGAGGTGATGCACATCATCGGCGACGTCGAAGGACGCACCTGCATCCTGGTAGACGACATGGTCGACACCGCCGGCACCCTGTGCCACGCGGCCAAGGCCCTGAAAGAACACGGTGCCGCCAAGGTCTACGCCTACTGCACGCACCCTGTCCTGTCGGGCCGCGCGATCGAGAACATCGAGAAGTCGGTACTGGACGAGCTGGTGGTAACCAACACCGTGCCGCTGTCCGCCGCTGCTCAAGCCTGTGACCGTATCCGCCAGCTGGATATCGCACCGGTTGTCGCTGAAGCGGTACGCCGCATCAGCAACGAAGAATCGATCAGCGCGATGTTCCGCTAA
- the ycaC gene encoding isochorismate family cysteine hydrolase YcaC, whose product MAFHYNRLDKNNAAVLLVDHQAGLLSLVRDIDPDRFKNNVLALSDLARYFKLPTILTTSFETGPNGPLVPELKEQFPDAPYIARPGNINAWDNEDFVKAVKATGKKQLIIAGVVTEVCVAFPALSALEEGFDVFVVTDASGTFNELTRDSAWRRMEAAGAQLMTWFGVACELHRDWRNDIEGLGTLFSNHIPDYRNLMTSYSKLAK is encoded by the coding sequence ATGGCTTTTCATTACAACCGCCTGGACAAGAACAACGCTGCAGTCCTGCTGGTCGACCACCAGGCCGGCCTGCTGTCGCTGGTGCGCGACATCGACCCCGACCGCTTCAAGAACAACGTGTTGGCGCTTTCTGACCTGGCCAGGTACTTCAAGCTGCCGACCATCCTCACCACCAGTTTCGAGACCGGCCCCAACGGCCCGCTGGTACCCGAGCTCAAGGAACAGTTCCCCGATGCGCCCTACATCGCCCGCCCCGGAAACATCAACGCCTGGGATAACGAGGACTTCGTCAAGGCGGTGAAGGCCACCGGCAAGAAGCAGTTGATCATCGCCGGGGTGGTCACCGAGGTGTGCGTGGCCTTCCCGGCGTTGTCGGCGTTGGAGGAGGGTTTCGACGTGTTCGTCGTCACCGATGCCTCCGGCACCTTCAACGAGCTGACCCGCGACTCGGCCTGGCGGCGCATGGAGGCCGCGGGCGCACAACTGATGACCTGGTTCGGCGTGGCCTGCGAACTGCACCGTGACTGGCGCAACGACATCGAGGGGCTGGGCACGCTGTTCTCCAACCATATCCCCGACTATCGCAACCTGATGACCAGCTACAGCAAGCTGGCCAAGTAA
- the ispE gene encoding 4-(cytidine 5'-diphospho)-2-C-methyl-D-erythritol kinase, which produces MQKLILPAPAKLNLWLHITGRRADGYHELETVFQFLDHGDELSFALREDGVIHLHSEIADVPHDSNLIVRAARKLQEQSGCTLGADIWLHKVLPRGGGIGGGSSDAATTLLALAHLWQLDWNEDRLAALGLSLGADVPVFVRGHAAFAQGVGEQLTPVDPAEPWYVVLVPQVSVSTAEIFSHPELTRDSLPLKMRPVPEGNSRNDCQPVVEQRYPEVRNALISLGKYTEARMTGTGSCVFGAFPSKAEADRVLALLSETQTGFVAKGSNVSMLHRKLQSLIKKSSS; this is translated from the coding sequence ATGCAAAAGCTGATACTCCCCGCCCCGGCCAAGCTCAACCTGTGGCTGCACATCACTGGCCGCCGCGCCGACGGCTATCACGAGCTGGAAACCGTGTTCCAGTTCCTCGACCACGGCGATGAACTGAGCTTCGCCCTTCGCGAGGACGGCGTGATCCATCTCCACAGCGAAATCGCCGACGTGCCTCACGACAGCAACCTGATCGTGCGCGCCGCGCGCAAGCTCCAGGAACAGTCCGGTTGCACGCTTGGCGCCGACATCTGGCTGCACAAGGTACTGCCCAGGGGCGGCGGCATCGGTGGCGGCAGCTCCGACGCGGCAACCACGCTGCTGGCACTTGCCCACCTGTGGCAACTCGACTGGAACGAGGATCGCCTGGCCGCGCTGGGCCTCTCACTCGGTGCCGACGTGCCGGTGTTCGTGCGTGGCCACGCCGCGTTCGCCCAGGGCGTTGGCGAACAACTGACCCCCGTCGACCCCGCCGAACCCTGGTATGTCGTGCTGGTGCCGCAAGTGTCTGTCAGCACAGCGGAAATTTTTTCGCATCCGGAGTTGACACGTGATTCCCTCCCCCTTAAGATGCGCCCCGTTCCCGAGGGAAACAGTCGAAATGACTGCCAACCGGTAGTAGAGCAACGTTACCCCGAAGTTCGCAATGCGCTGATTTCACTGGGTAAATACACGGAAGCTCGAATGACCGGCACTGGAAGTTGTGTGTTTGGGGCCTTCCCAAGCAAAGCCGAAGCTGATAGAGTTCTGGCCCTTCTTTCAGAGACCCAAACAGGGTTTGTGGCGAAAGGAAGCAATGTTTCGATGTTGCATCGCAAGCTGCAAAGTCTGATCAAGAAGTCGAGTTCATAA
- the pth gene encoding aminoacyl-tRNA hydrolase, whose amino-acid sequence MTAIQLIVGLGNPGPEYEQTRHNAGALFVERLASAQRVSLTADKKYFGLTAKFSHQGNDVRLLIPTTYMNRSGQSVAALANFFRIKPEAILVAHDELDLPPGVAKLKKGGGHGGHNGLRDIIAQLGNQNDFHRLRLGIGHPGDAKLVSNFVLGRAPRAEQEKLDASIDFALGVMPDVLAGDFAKAMRELHSQKA is encoded by the coding sequence GTGACCGCCATCCAGTTGATCGTCGGCCTGGGTAACCCCGGCCCCGAATACGAACAGACCCGGCATAACGCAGGGGCTCTTTTCGTTGAACGCCTTGCCAGTGCCCAGCGCGTTTCGCTGACCGCTGACAAGAAGTATTTTGGCCTGACGGCTAAGTTCAGCCATCAAGGCAACGATGTTCGTTTGCTGATCCCCACCACCTACATGAACCGTAGCGGCCAGTCCGTGGCGGCTCTGGCCAATTTCTTCCGCATCAAGCCGGAAGCGATCCTGGTGGCCCACGACGAACTCGACCTGCCCCCCGGCGTCGCCAAGCTCAAGAAGGGCGGCGGCCATGGCGGGCACAACGGCCTGCGCGACATCATCGCGCAGCTCGGCAACCAGAACGACTTCCACCGCCTGCGGCTTGGCATCGGCCACCCGGGCGACGCCAAACTGGTCTCCAACTTCGTCCTGGGTCGCGCGCCGCGCGCCGAGCAGGAGAAGCTCGACGCCAGCATCGATTTTGCCCTCGGCGTGATGCCCGACGTGCTTGCCGGCGACTTTGCCAAGGCGATGCGCGAACTGCACAGCCAGAAGGCCTGA
- the ychF gene encoding redox-regulated ATPase YchF: MGFNCGIVGLPNVGKSTLFNALTKSGIAAENFPFCTIEPNSGIVPMPDARLNALAEIVKPNRILPTTMEFVDIAGLVAGASKGEGLGNKFLANIRETDAIAHVVRCFEDENVIHVSNSVDPKRDIEIIDLELIFADLDSCEKQLQKVARNAKGGDKDALAQKAILEKLIPHFTEGKPARSLMKNMADDEKAVIRGFHLLTSKPVMYIANVAEDGFDNNPHLDVVKAIAEEEGAVVVPVCNKIEAEIAELDEGEEKDMFLEALGLEEPGLNRVIRAGYELLNLQTYFTAGVQEVRAWTVRVGATAPQAAGVIHTDFEKGFIRAEVVAYDDFIQFKGEGGAKEAGKWRLEGKDYIVKDGDVMHFRFNV, from the coding sequence ATGGGTTTCAATTGCGGCATCGTCGGCCTGCCCAACGTCGGCAAGTCCACCCTGTTCAACGCCCTGACCAAGTCTGGCATCGCGGCGGAGAACTTCCCCTTCTGCACCATCGAGCCGAACAGCGGCATCGTGCCGATGCCCGACGCGCGCCTGAACGCGCTGGCCGAGATCGTCAAGCCGAACCGCATCCTCCCCACCACCATGGAATTCGTCGACATCGCCGGCCTGGTCGCTGGTGCCTCGAAGGGTGAAGGCCTGGGCAACAAGTTCCTCGCCAACATCCGCGAGACCGACGCCATCGCCCACGTGGTGCGCTGCTTCGAAGACGAGAACGTGATCCACGTCTCCAACAGCGTCGACCCCAAGCGCGACATCGAGATCATCGACCTGGAGCTGATCTTCGCCGACCTCGACAGCTGCGAGAAACAACTGCAGAAGGTCGCACGCAACGCCAAGGGCGGTGACAAGGATGCCCTGGCACAGAAGGCCATCCTGGAAAAACTGATCCCGCACTTCACCGAAGGCAAGCCGGCGCGCAGCCTGATGAAAAACATGGCTGACGACGAGAAGGCCGTGATTCGTGGCTTCCACCTGCTGACCAGCAAGCCGGTGATGTACATCGCCAACGTTGCCGAAGACGGCTTCGACAACAACCCGCACCTGGACGTGGTCAAGGCCATCGCCGAGGAAGAAGGCGCGGTGGTGGTGCCGGTGTGCAACAAGATCGAAGCCGAAATCGCCGAGCTGGACGAAGGCGAAGAGAAGGACATGTTCCTCGAGGCCCTGGGCCTGGAAGAGCCGGGCCTGAACCGCGTGATCCGCGCCGGCTACGAGCTGCTGAACCTGCAAACGTACTTCACTGCCGGCGTGCAGGAAGTGCGAGCCTGGACCGTGCGCGTAGGCGCCACCGCCCCCCAGGCCGCTGGGGTGATCCACACCGACTTCGAAAAAGGCTTCATCCGCGCCGAAGTAGTAGCCTATGACGACTTCATCCAGTTCAAGGGTGAAGGCGGTGCCAAGGAAGCCGGCAAGTGGCGCCTGGAAGGCAAGGACTACATCGTCAAAGATGGCGACGTGATGCACTTCCGCTTCAACGTCTAA
- a CDS encoding YybH family protein — protein sequence MDQTLQVRQAAADLVAAFASNDTARYFACFSEDATFLFHTVPQPLLSRRAYEDLWASWQADGFAVLGCESSNAQVSLQGDVAIFMHDVATRLRVAAEVLDLNERETIVLRLHGERWLACHEHLSVVAPS from the coding sequence GTGGACCAGACACTCCAGGTACGGCAGGCCGCCGCCGACCTCGTCGCCGCCTTCGCCAGCAACGACACCGCCCGTTACTTCGCCTGCTTCAGCGAAGACGCCACCTTTCTCTTCCACACCGTGCCGCAACCGCTGCTGTCGCGCCGCGCCTATGAAGACCTCTGGGCCAGTTGGCAGGCGGACGGCTTCGCCGTGCTCGGCTGTGAGTCCAGCAACGCCCAGGTGAGCCTGCAAGGCGACGTGGCGATCTTCATGCACGATGTGGCCACGCGCCTGCGAGTCGCCGCTGAAGTGCTTGACCTGAACGAGCGCGAAACCATCGTCTTGCGCCTGCACGGCGAACGCTGGCTGGCCTGCCACGAGCACCTGTCGGTCGTCGCGCCGAGCTGA
- a CDS encoding 50S ribosomal protein L25/general stress protein Ctc translates to MTDFILNAQARTDLGKGASRRLRHTANIPAVVYGGDKEAQSLTIVAKEIAKLFENEAAFSHVIELNVDGTKQNVVVKAMQRHPAKGFIMHADFVRVVAGQKLTAKVPVHFVGEEAPIKKGGEISHVVSEIEVSCEAKDLPEFIEVDLSKAEVGSIIHLSDLKAPKGVEFVALAHGDDKAVANVHAPRVAAEAAEGAAE, encoded by the coding sequence ATGACTGACTTCATCCTGAACGCCCAAGCGCGTACTGACCTGGGGAAAGGTGCGAGCCGCCGCCTGCGTCACACCGCCAACATCCCTGCCGTTGTCTACGGTGGCGATAAAGAAGCCCAATCCCTGACCATCGTGGCCAAGGAAATCGCCAAGCTGTTCGAAAACGAAGCTGCCTTCAGCCACGTAATCGAACTGAACGTCGATGGCACTAAGCAAAACGTCGTGGTCAAGGCCATGCAGCGTCACCCGGCCAAAGGCTTCATCATGCACGCCGACTTCGTTCGCGTCGTTGCTGGCCAGAAGCTGACCGCCAAGGTTCCAGTTCACTTCGTCGGCGAAGAAGCCCCGATCAAGAAAGGCGGCGAGATCTCGCACGTCGTTTCCGAGATCGAAGTGTCCTGCGAAGCCAAGGACCTGCCTGAGTTCATCGAAGTCGACCTGTCGAAGGCCGAAGTCGGTTCCATCATCCACCTGTCGGACCTGAAAGCTCCGAAAGGCGTAGAGTTCGTTGCTCTGGCCCACGGTGATGACAAAGCTGTTGCCAACGTCCACGCCCCGCGCGTTGCCGCTGAAGCTGCTGAAGGCGCTGCCGAGTAA
- a CDS encoding aldehyde dehydrogenase family protein, with translation MTTPHYIDGRWVEGQGSDCIVVHNPSEGQPFAELMAASATQVDQAVAAARRALAPWKTVSAAERATYLRGFAEQLGQRRDELIALQMRNNGKPRHEAEIDLDDAIATFAYYANLAEQLPAKNRDVPLAAPGFTARTRLEPVGVVGLIVPWNFPLVTSAWKLAPALAAGCTVVLKPSEVTPLIEQAYGQIAEHLGLPAGVLNIVNGKAETGAALSGHNGLDKLSFTGSNGVGSQVMRAAAAQCRPVTLELGGKSAIVVFDDCDVDQAVEWIVAGITWNAGQMCSATSRLLVQDGIAASLLPRLQAALEALRVGNPLTEEVDMGPLTSQAQWLKVAGYFATAREEGLKCLAGGKALDRDGWFVSPTLYVDVPESSRLWGEEIFGPVLCARRFSTEAEAITQANDSRFGLVATVCSADLERAERVADALEVGHVWINSVQAVFVETSWGGTKGSGIGRELGPWGLSGYQSVKHVTRCLG, from the coding sequence ATGACCACACCTCACTACATCGACGGCCGCTGGGTCGAAGGCCAGGGCAGCGACTGCATCGTTGTCCACAACCCGTCCGAAGGCCAGCCGTTCGCCGAACTGATGGCCGCCAGCGCCACCCAGGTCGACCAGGCCGTGGCCGCCGCACGCCGCGCCCTGGCGCCCTGGAAGACGGTCAGTGCCGCCGAGCGCGCCACTTACCTGCGCGGCTTCGCCGAGCAGCTGGGCCAACGCCGCGACGAACTGATCGCCCTGCAGATGCGCAACAACGGCAAGCCGCGCCACGAGGCCGAAATCGACCTGGACGACGCGATCGCCACCTTCGCCTACTACGCCAACCTGGCCGAGCAATTGCCGGCGAAAAACCGTGACGTGCCCCTGGCCGCCCCGGGCTTCACCGCCCGCACCCGCCTGGAGCCAGTAGGCGTGGTCGGCCTGATCGTGCCGTGGAACTTCCCACTGGTGACCAGCGCCTGGAAGCTCGCCCCGGCCCTCGCGGCAGGCTGCACCGTGGTGCTCAAGCCCTCCGAGGTCACCCCACTGATCGAGCAGGCCTACGGCCAGATCGCCGAGCACCTGGGCCTGCCGGCCGGCGTGCTGAACATCGTCAACGGCAAGGCCGAGACCGGCGCCGCCCTGAGCGGCCATAACGGCCTGGACAAGCTGTCGTTCACCGGTAGCAATGGCGTCGGCAGCCAGGTGATGCGCGCCGCGGCGGCCCAGTGCCGGCCGGTGACGCTGGAGCTGGGCGGCAAATCGGCCATCGTGGTGTTCGACGATTGCGATGTCGACCAGGCGGTGGAGTGGATCGTCGCCGGCATTACCTGGAACGCCGGGCAGATGTGCTCGGCCACCTCGCGGCTGCTGGTGCAGGACGGCATCGCCGCTTCGCTGCTGCCGCGCTTGCAGGCGGCGCTGGAGGCGTTGCGTGTGGGCAACCCGCTCACTGAAGAAGTGGACATGGGGCCGCTGACCAGCCAGGCGCAGTGGCTCAAGGTAGCCGGCTATTTCGCCACCGCACGCGAGGAAGGCCTCAAGTGCCTGGCCGGTGGCAAGGCGCTAGACCGTGATGGCTGGTTCGTCAGCCCAACGCTGTATGTGGATGTGCCCGAGAGCAGCCGACTGTGGGGCGAGGAAATCTTCGGGCCGGTGCTGTGCGCACGGCGCTTCAGCACCGAAGCCGAAGCCATCACCCAAGCCAACGACAGCCGCTTCGGGCTTGTAGCCACCGTCTGCTCCGCCGACCTGGAACGCGCCGAGCGCGTGGCCGATGCGCTGGAGGTCGGGCATGTGTGGATCAACTCGGTGCAGGCGGTGTTCGTCGAGACCTCGTGGGGCGGGACCAAGGGCAGCGGCATTGGCCGCGAGCTCGGACCGTGGGGGCTTTCGGGGTATCAATCGGTGAAACATGTGACGCGGTGCCTGGGCTGA
- the lolB gene encoding lipoprotein insertase outer membrane protein LolB, which produces MFLRHCITFTLIALLAGCAGFGSKEAVQGQGNPQLWRQHKQQLSGLDGWQISGKVGIRAPRDSGSGTLFWLQRQDYYDIRLAGPLGRGAARLTGRPGGVMLEVANQGRFEADSPEALLEEQLGWRLPVSHLVWWVRGLPAPDSKSQLTLDGDSRLARLTQDGWQVEYLSYIEQNGYWLPERLKLHGENIDVTLVVKDWQPRQLGH; this is translated from the coding sequence ATGTTCCTGCGTCATTGCATCACCTTCACCCTTATCGCCCTGCTCGCCGGCTGCGCCGGCTTCGGCAGCAAGGAAGCCGTACAAGGCCAGGGCAACCCGCAACTGTGGCGCCAGCACAAGCAACAGCTGAGCGGCCTCGACGGCTGGCAGATCAGCGGCAAGGTCGGTATCCGCGCGCCCCGCGACTCGGGCAGCGGCACGCTGTTCTGGCTGCAGCGCCAGGACTACTACGACATCCGTCTGGCCGGCCCGCTCGGCCGTGGCGCCGCACGCCTGACCGGCCGCCCCGGCGGGGTGATGCTGGAGGTGGCCAACCAAGGCCGCTTCGAAGCCGACAGCCCTGAAGCCCTGCTGGAAGAACAGCTCGGTTGGCGCCTGCCGGTGTCGCACCTGGTCTGGTGGGTGCGCGGCCTGCCCGCCCCGGACAGCAAGAGCCAGCTCACCCTCGACGGCGACAGCCGCTTGGCCCGCCTCACGCAGGATGGCTGGCAGGTCGAGTACCTCAGCTATATAGAGCAGAACGGCTACTGGCTGCCCGAGCGCCTGAAGCTGCATGGCGAGAACATCGACGTCACCCTGGTGGTCAAGGACTGGCAGCCACGCCAGCTGGGGCATTGA
- a CDS encoding purine-cytosine permease family protein, translating to MSHSTGIETNGVEQIPDDQRDASPLDLFRLIFGGANTFATAVLGSFPVLFGLSFQAGVLAILLGVGIGAVILAPMGLFGALNGTNNAVSSGAHFGVHGRIVGSFLSLLTAVAFFSLSVWSSGDALVGGAKRLVGLPETDLTLGLAYGLFAVLVLVVCIFGFRFMLWVNKIAVWASSLLFLLGIFAFAGRFDAGYAGSVNLGQAGFWAAFVGAAILAMSNPVSFGAFLGDWSRYIPRETPKARIMLAVILAQAATLIPFLFGLCTATLVASQAPDYIAANNYVGGLLAISPGWFFLPVCLIAVIGGMSTGTTALYGTGLDMSSVFPRLLSRAAATLLIGVLAIGFIFVGRFTFNLVQSVSTFAVLIITCTSPWMVIMILGLITRRGFYHADDLQVFTRGQQGGHYWFDRGWNWRGMGAWIPSAVVGLCFVNLPGQFVGPLGELAGGIDLSLPVTLGIAAVLYLVLLNLFPEPTGVYGPRGPRWVRCKSTPVKPVTTAEMA from the coding sequence ATGAGCCACTCGACCGGTATCGAGACCAATGGCGTCGAACAGATCCCCGACGATCAACGCGACGCCTCCCCGCTTGACCTGTTCCGCCTGATCTTCGGCGGCGCCAACACCTTCGCCACCGCCGTGCTGGGCAGCTTCCCGGTACTGTTCGGGCTGTCGTTCCAGGCCGGGGTCTTAGCGATCCTGCTTGGGGTCGGCATCGGCGCCGTGATCCTCGCGCCGATGGGCCTGTTCGGCGCGCTCAACGGCACCAACAACGCGGTTTCGTCCGGCGCGCACTTCGGCGTGCACGGGCGCATCGTCGGTTCGTTCCTGTCGCTGCTCACTGCCGTGGCGTTCTTCTCGCTGTCGGTGTGGAGCTCGGGCGATGCCCTGGTCGGCGGCGCCAAGCGCCTGGTCGGCCTGCCGGAAACCGACCTCACCCTGGGCCTGGCCTACGGCCTGTTCGCGGTGCTGGTGCTGGTGGTGTGCATCTTTGGTTTCCGCTTCATGCTGTGGGTCAACAAGATCGCGGTGTGGGCCTCGAGCCTGCTGTTCCTGCTGGGCATCTTCGCCTTCGCCGGGCGCTTCGACGCAGGCTACGCCGGCAGCGTCAACCTCGGCCAGGCCGGTTTCTGGGCGGCGTTCGTCGGCGCGGCGATCCTGGCCATGAGCAACCCGGTGTCGTTCGGCGCCTTCCTCGGCGACTGGTCGCGCTACATTCCGCGCGAAACGCCCAAGGCGCGCATCATGCTGGCGGTGATCCTCGCCCAGGCCGCCACGCTGATCCCGTTCCTGTTCGGTTTGTGCACCGCCACCCTAGTGGCCAGCCAGGCGCCAGACTACATCGCCGCCAACAACTACGTCGGCGGCCTGCTGGCGATCTCGCCGGGCTGGTTCTTCCTGCCGGTGTGCCTGATCGCGGTGATCGGCGGCATGTCCACCGGCACCACGGCGCTGTACGGCACCGGCCTGGACATGTCCAGCGTGTTCCCGCGCCTGCTCAGCCGCGCCGCCGCCACCCTGCTGATCGGCGTGCTGGCCATCGGCTTCATCTTCGTCGGCCGCTTCACCTTCAACCTGGTGCAGAGCGTGTCGACCTTCGCCGTGCTGATCATCACCTGCACCAGCCCGTGGATGGTGATCATGATCCTCGGCCTGATCACCCGCCGCGGCTTCTACCACGCCGACGACCTGCAGGTGTTCACCCGCGGCCAGCAAGGCGGCCACTACTGGTTCGACCGCGGCTGGAACTGGCGCGGCATGGGCGCGTGGATCCCCAGCGCGGTGGTTGGCCTGTGCTTCGTCAACCTGCCCGGTCAGTTCGTCGGCCCACTGGGCGAGCTGGCCGGCGGCATCGACCTGAGCCTGCCGGTGACCCTGGGTATCGCCGCCGTGCTGTACCTGGTCCTGCTCAACCTGTTCCCTGAACCCACTGGCGTGTATGGCCCCCGGGGCCCGCGCTGGGTGCGCTGCAAAAGCACACCCGTGAAGCCCGTGACCACCGCCGAAATGGCCTGA